tcaatttttctaacACAATATATCAAACTCTTAAAATAGGGCTAGTGATGAGCCCTTTGGGGAGGAAGCCCAAGATCAAAGCCATCACGGAAACTGAAACTTCTATTTTAGGAAGAGAAGCAGAGGACCTGATTAGACCAAGACAGCATCAAATCGTAATTGAATCAGAGATTGCGTTATTCACCCATCACCCCATCTAAAGTCTCCATCTTGCGTATCGgaaatttttcattcttaatgTTGGGTAGATTTGATGAATCAGATTAACACAGATATCGCTCCTTCAAATACAAACTGAATCAGATTTATAGGTCAGTAGAGACTCAAAACTTGAGATCAGTAACCCAAATTTAAACGAAAAGTGATGAttcaaaggtttttttttcatgggtaaagagagaaaagggttcTCAGCATTCTGAATTCAACTCCAACAACATATGATCATCAGGGATTAGTTCAAACTTCAACAAATTGGAGGAGAaaattctccctttttttttttttttcctttaccaAAGGATCTCTTATGATTATTTACAGGAAAAATCAAGAGTTTGAACAACAACCAAGTATGGAATTGATAATCATAAGTTGAAAACCAAACAAAGgaaattcctttatatatatatataagtaacGATCCAAGAGAGATCTCAAATCtcaaatttcaaatctcaaGCACAAGCGCAGGGATTCTCCACAGCCAAGATTTCTTCTTCAACGATCCTGAACAGCAAATACCCAAAAGAAAGCCCCAAAACGATAGCCAAAAAGACACCTCCATTGAAGGACATGACTGCGAGCATCAACAGGTACCCGATGGACGAATTAACAAAGAACAAGGTAGCAGCGGCATACCTGGCGGGATTACTCCAGCGACTTCCGGCGAGCCTTGGATGAAGCAGAGGGGTATCGATCGATGGGATACTGGA
This genomic stretch from Macadamia integrifolia cultivar HAES 741 chromosome 2, SCU_Mint_v3, whole genome shotgun sequence harbors:
- the LOC122059123 gene encoding copper transporter 5.1-like, producing MMHMTFYWGRKVTLLIDSWKTDSWTGYALTLLACFLFSLFYQYMEDRRVRFKVLATSKKPSSIPSIDTPLLHPRLAGSRWSNPARYAAATLFFVNSSIGYLLMLAVMSFNGGVFLAIVLGLSFGYLLFRIVEEEILAVENPCACA